In the Leptolyngbya sp. SIO1E4 genome, one interval contains:
- a CDS encoding L,D-transpeptidase: MLTDPPIRRCIMLLCYVAAGFLVAAEWRALRSNFSTIPLQPSRISRLESVLEQSPLSAMVRQTRIVIHLKSRQLELYEADELVKRYDIAVGQDDWETPVGHFAILDMRHDPVWQHPITGEAVESGPDNPLGSRWIGFAYDSGYHIGIHGTNQEELVGQAVSHGCVRMRDTEIQELFNQLAIGTPITVRPD, encoded by the coding sequence ATGCTGACTGATCCACCCATTCGTCGATGTATCATGCTGCTCTGTTATGTGGCTGCGGGGTTTCTCGTTGCAGCGGAGTGGCGGGCGTTGCGATCCAACTTTTCCACGATTCCCTTGCAGCCTTCTCGAATCAGCCGCTTGGAATCTGTTTTAGAGCAATCTCCCCTCTCGGCGATGGTGCGCCAGACCCGAATCGTGATTCATCTAAAATCTCGTCAGCTAGAGCTGTATGAGGCGGATGAGTTGGTTAAACGCTACGACATTGCGGTCGGACAAGATGATTGGGAAACCCCCGTCGGCCATTTTGCCATTTTAGACATGCGGCACGACCCCGTTTGGCAGCATCCCATTACGGGGGAAGCGGTAGAATCCGGCCCCGATAACCCGCTAGGCTCACGGTGGATTGGGTTTGCCTATGACTCGGGCTACCACATCGGTATTCATGGTACGAACCAGGAAGAATTGGTGGGGCAAGCGGTGTCTCACGGGTGTGTCCGTATGCGCGATACCGAGATTCAAGAACTGTTCAACCAACTGGCGATCGGCACCCCCATTACTGTCCGACCAGACTGA
- the lipA gene encoding lipoyl synthase: protein MAVKPGWLRVKAPQWERVGNVKSLLRDLDLNTVCEEASCPNIGECFNAGTATFLIMGPACTRACPYCDIDFEKKPKALDPTEPLRLAEAVRRMGLNHVVITAVNRDDLPDGGASQFARCIEEVRNVSPRTTIEVLIPDLCGNWDALADILQARPDVLNHNTETVSRLYKRVRPQASYLQSLELLRRTRELAPWTYTKSGIMVGLGETDEEVHQVMADLRAVDCDILTIGQYLQPGPKHLPVQAFVTPEQFDAWRIAGEALGFLQVVSSPLTRSSYHAEQVQVLMQQYPRTVPT from the coding sequence GTGGCTGTCAAACCAGGTTGGCTTAGGGTAAAAGCGCCCCAATGGGAACGGGTCGGCAATGTCAAATCGCTACTCCGTGACCTTGACCTCAACACCGTCTGTGAAGAAGCCTCTTGCCCCAATATTGGCGAATGCTTCAATGCTGGAACCGCCACCTTCCTAATTATGGGGCCTGCTTGTACCCGTGCCTGCCCCTACTGCGATATCGACTTTGAGAAAAAGCCCAAAGCCTTAGACCCCACTGAACCCTTGCGGTTAGCAGAAGCCGTCAGGCGCATGGGGTTAAACCATGTCGTGATTACGGCCGTGAATCGGGATGATCTGCCCGATGGTGGGGCCTCTCAGTTTGCCCGCTGCATTGAAGAAGTCCGTAACGTCTCTCCGCGGACCACTATTGAAGTGCTCATCCCAGATCTGTGCGGTAACTGGGATGCTTTGGCCGATATCTTGCAGGCTCGCCCTGACGTGCTAAACCACAACACTGAAACAGTCTCTCGTCTTTACAAACGGGTACGCCCCCAAGCCAGCTACCTCCAATCGCTGGAACTGCTGCGCCGTACCCGTGAGCTGGCCCCCTGGACTTATACCAAATCAGGCATCATGGTGGGTCTGGGTGAAACGGATGAGGAAGTGCACCAGGTGATGGCCGACCTGCGGGCGGTAGATTGCGACATCTTGACCATTGGTCAATATTTGCAGCCCGGGCCAAAGCACTTGCCGGTGCAGGCATTTGTCACCCCAGAGCAGTTCGATGCCTGGCGTATTGCGGGGGAAGCACTGGGGTTCCTACAAGTGGTATCTTCACCCCTGACTCGCAGCTCTTACCACGCTGAGCAGGTGCAAGTTTTGATGCAGCAATATCCTCGAACGGTTCCTACCTAA
- a CDS encoding GNAT family N-acetyltransferase, with product MRWDRGNFTVTDCREDLDDELIYTFLSTRSYWAKGRPKDVVVKSLDHSLCFGLFQNEDQVGFGRVVTDRATFGYLADVFILEGYRGQGLGTWLVECMLSHPELTGLRRWMLATADAHQLYRQQGFAPLGKPEMLMERLTPEVYQRQG from the coding sequence ATGAGATGGGATCGGGGAAACTTTACCGTCACCGATTGTCGTGAAGATTTAGACGATGAGCTGATTTATACATTTTTAAGCACGCGCTCGTACTGGGCCAAAGGGAGACCCAAAGACGTCGTGGTTAAGTCTCTCGATCATTCCCTATGTTTTGGCCTGTTTCAAAATGAAGACCAGGTGGGGTTTGGTCGGGTGGTGACTGATCGGGCCACCTTTGGATACCTGGCAGATGTTTTCATCCTGGAGGGCTATCGGGGACAAGGGTTGGGGACGTGGTTGGTTGAGTGTATGCTGAGCCATCCAGAACTCACAGGCTTGAGACGCTGGATGTTGGCAACGGCAGATGCCCATCAGCTGTATCGCCAGCAGGGGTTCGCCCCATTAGGGAAACCTGAGATGCTGATGGAAAGGCTCACGCCTGAGGTTTACCAGCGCCAGGGGTAA
- a CDS encoding DUF1818 family protein, translated as MEGHLKEGQGWRLGWNPDATDFKGLVGGDRWAVEMTAAEFADFCRLSLQLANTLQALSAELMDEERLVCEQETDRIWVEVEGYPHQYSLRFILLTGRNAEGGWPAAVTPELVKGISLHPI; from the coding sequence ATGGAGGGGCATCTCAAAGAAGGTCAGGGGTGGCGTCTGGGTTGGAACCCAGACGCCACTGACTTTAAAGGGTTAGTTGGGGGCGATCGCTGGGCAGTCGAGATGACCGCCGCAGAATTTGCAGACTTTTGTCGGCTTTCCTTGCAGTTAGCCAATACGCTACAAGCGCTTTCCGCAGAACTCATGGATGAAGAACGCCTGGTTTGTGAGCAAGAAACCGATCGCATTTGGGTAGAAGTAGAAGGCTACCCCCACCAATACAGCCTGCGATTTATTTTGCTCACCGGGCGCAATGCAGAAGGTGGTTGGCCCGCTGCTGTAACGCCTGAATTAGTCAAGGGGATTTCCTTACATCCCATCTGA
- a CDS encoding PEP-CTERM sorting domain-containing protein (PEP-CTERM proteins occur, often in large numbers, in the proteomes of bacteria that also encode an exosortase, a predicted intramembrane cysteine proteinase. The presence of a PEP-CTERM domain at a protein's C-terminus predicts cleavage within the sorting domain, followed by covalent anchoring to some some component of the (usually Gram-negative) cell surface. Many PEP-CTERM proteins exhibit an unusual sequence composition that includes large numbers of potential glycosylation sites. Expression of one such protein has been shown restore the ability of a bacterium to form floc, a type of biofilm.) — protein MQAKFAAVLAATVTSLAVFGSEAQASTFFQLDDVTVDAFDEGPDGFLGLDISTKVRNLPISGVLEEGETRRFPLFKIWSDETFVNLTAGFFGPLDDVRRRDIEVNFDFAAPDVSATVNGFTRGRFFPQNGVVRFFDPIEVQFENGGLFTIDLEDTKFGLRNKKTGKVKKGTVYANVTLVSESQPVPEPASLLGLLAVGAVGAGVARKRQAA, from the coding sequence ATGCAAGCCAAGTTCGCAGCAGTGCTAGCCGCAACCGTAACAAGTCTGGCGGTGTTCGGTAGCGAGGCTCAAGCTTCTACCTTCTTCCAACTAGATGACGTCACCGTTGATGCTTTCGATGAAGGGCCAGATGGGTTCCTGGGTCTAGATATTTCGACTAAGGTCAGGAACCTGCCCATCAGTGGTGTTCTTGAAGAGGGGGAAACCCGTCGGTTTCCCCTCTTTAAAATCTGGTCAGATGAAACGTTCGTGAATTTGACGGCTGGGTTCTTTGGCCCCCTAGATGATGTGCGTCGCCGTGACATCGAAGTCAACTTTGACTTTGCTGCACCTGATGTTTCTGCCACCGTGAATGGGTTTACTCGGGGGCGTTTCTTCCCACAGAACGGAGTTGTCAGATTCTTTGACCCGATTGAAGTGCAATTTGAAAACGGTGGCCTCTTCACCATTGATCTTGAAGACACCAAATTCGGTTTGCGCAACAAAAAAACAGGTAAGGTCAAGAAAGGGACTGTCTACGCCAACGTAACGCTTGTTTCTGAGTCGCAACCGGTTCCAGAACCGGCTTCCTTGCTGGGTCTCCTGGCTGTCGGGGCTGTGGGGGCTGGTGTTGCTCGGAAGCGGCAAGCTGCTTAG